Part of the Parambassis ranga chromosome 16, fParRan2.1, whole genome shotgun sequence genome, TCTGCtggttgctgttgtgttgtcagaTAGTTGCCCTGGATCATATCAAGTAACACTGATTGTTATGTAAGCAAGTGTGAAGGAGTCTTCAAAAAAGTACACTGAGTAAAAATGGCATGCGATagagtctttctttttttggaacTAGGCATGTGTGTCAACTTCTTCCACAACATTTTGTTTTAGGAAAGAAGGAAAGTATTTTATTTTGGAGAATTTTGTGATATTAGATATAGAAAGGAGCCTGTTACTTTATATATTATATGCATAACCAAATgacttttttattcttttagacagaaacagagaataCCAGTGGATTGGACTGAATGACAGGACCATTGAGGGAGACTTCCGCTGGTCAGATGGGAACCCACTAGTAAGTATCCCTAAGCAGAGTAACCCTTAGTAACCCTTTTAAttggctttttgtgtgtgtaaaaacataataaaaatcatctgGTCATAGTTGGTCACAAATACAACCTTGGACAAGCAACAACATATAGCCTTTTATACAGTGTCATTACatatttagcaaaaaaaaaaagccaaaaaaagcAACAATATTATGTAGCCCATCACTGCTTAAttagctgagctgcagcaggtgctgctgatcatcagtccttgatgagttgatcatcagcaggtgtacagacagCTGCTTTATgtcttctcctttctccttctcaGCTCTATGAAAACTGGTACAAAGGCCAGCCTGACAGCTACTTCCTATCCGGCGAAGACTGTGCTGTGATGGTGTGGCACGACGAAGGCCACTGGAGCGATGTGCCCTGCAACTACCACCTGTCCTACACCTGCAAGAAGAGCATCTGTACGTTCACCTTACTTACTGAAACTTCACCTTCTGTGATTCTTATTTTCAggaggttttattttgaagttgtttcctgcagcctcctgtggTGAACCGCCCCAGGTGCCCTATGCTAAGGTGTTTGGGAAGAAGAGGGTGCGTTACGAGACCAACACCAAGGTGCGGTACTACTGTGAAGAGGGGTTTGTGCAGAAACTGAATCCTGTGATCAAATGTCTGGCGGGCGGCCAATGGGAGGAGCCACTCATTACCTGCTTGCCAAGTGAGTGACCCGTAGATGTTATTAGGGATGCAAAATGAAAGCCTATTTAATTCTATTGGAATCACCAGAATATGCATTGCAATGTTATCTCAGCAGCTTTAGCATTTAGCTtatctgtctgcatgtgtggcGGGTAACTGCACAAACACCCTTTGAAATCAGTAAAGATGGACTGATACTGAAACTGAAGATTTGCTTTCACAATACAATGGAAGGATGTTGGCAAATATGCGAAgataggaaaaaaaattaaatttgacCTAACTGTTAGTGGGATTGTGGGTAATCAGGTGTCAATGACTGATCAGAAAGACATGTGACACATGATAGATTTGCCGCTTTATTAATTGCTTTTTAACACATAATgttatcagccaatcagatgggtTTACAGAGGATGGTCTGACCGACAGTAAATTATCCAGagagcagcagttctctgttaATGACAGAAGTCAGAAGAGAATGGTCAGACTGATTGGAACTGAGAGGTTCCACACAAACTGAGGCCACAATTCCCACAGTCTCATCAACATCAGAGTGTAAAAGACAGGAAAAACACTGCTACTGCTGCTACTGTAAATGTATGGGGGAGTTTTTTGGCACACTTTTGGCCCCTTGGTACCAACTGAACCTGGTTTAAAGGCCACCGCCTACCTGAGTATCGATTTTGATCATGTCCGTTCCTTTTATGAGCACAGTGTACCAGCTTCTGATGGATACTTCCAGCAGGATAACACACCATAGCACAAAGCTCACTTGATCTCAGACATGACAATGATTTAACTGCACTCAAATAGTCAGCAGATCTCAGTCTAATAGAGCATGTTTGGGATGTGATGGACCAGAGGATTCACATCATGGATGTGCAGCCGAATATGACAACTCTAAATGTAAAAGGGGTCCAACCTGGTACTAGCAAAATGGACCCAATAACATGGCCAGTGGCTAGTAAGGCTAAGTAGCTCACATAGGGGAACAAAATGTATATTCTAAATTCATCTCATGCATGAACTTTTCCCCTCTTTCCTCCAGCCCATTCAGTAGAAGACGACTTGGTTACCTCAGGTCCTGATCAGCATCAGGAAGTCAAGGGTGCAGCCACGGAAAAAGCAACGCCACAGTTCTGGGACATTAAGTGGAGTGTTTAAAGCCATCCTgcctttaacaaaaaaaaacaacattcctTCTCCTATCTTCACACTCTGTGTCTCAGACTGTCCAACCCACTCTCTGCAATATGTTATGTTAGAAAAAACCCAAATATTTCTGTTCTACTACTATAGAAGGCAAACATCTACAATCAGATCCTTTCACTATTAAAATGTTTCAATACTCTTTTGAATGGGTGTCTTTTATACAAGAATGCTTACAAGACATGaatctaaaaatgaagaaaaactgaaaacattcTGATTATGAGTTGAGGTGAAATACACCAAATGAAATGTAGGCCATTAGACAATAGTCCCAAACTGCTTTTAAAGGGTAAGTGTAGAAAATTTCAGAATCAACCACTCTGTAGCTGTGGTTAGACATTTCAATCAAGAATTTGAATTTGGTGCCACACTATTAGTAGTATGTCACTCATATGTTTTTACCACACTGCTGTTAATGATAGGTTACGGGTGGGTTTTAGGTATAACAAAAGTGTGGACTCATTGTCAGCATCAGCCTACCCACCCCACTAATGCTCTGAGCGAGCGTTCACTTCTTCCACTCCTCATGTTTAACACCTGTGTACTAACTGCTGGTGATCGCACCTGACCAGGGTGATTAGATTAGAACTGCAGCCGTGTGAGTGGGATGCATCTTTATATGAATGTGCATATGTTATAACAATggactgtttctgtgtgcagaTTGTTGCCCACCCCCCTCTCACTTGTCCTCTGGTGCTTATTATCATACTTGATCTCTGTTCTGTCAGAAGTGTATAAATCAGTGTTTCAAGCTGACTGGTGGCTCAGCAGTGACAGCTGTTCTGTGTGGATCATTACAGAaagacacatatacacatctTAAACAGGTACTGTAATAAACACTACAGTAACAAAGCAAGTGATTACTGTTAATCTAATTAGTCCATGTTATATAAATGAACAAGTAGAAATAATATAGTTAAGAAGGATCCAAAAGACCTAAAGTGTAATTTTGTAACATAGAGTTTTTACTGTTGTTTTGTGCTGTCGGTTGATttcaaatgtataaaaaaaaacattaaagaatTCTTCATTCATCCGTGACATGTCTCATCAGATGTGTTAAACCCTGACCCACATGACTTTATGGACATTTTTAATGAATCATCTTACATGTTTATAATGCTTATGTGATAGTATCAGCAAGACATCAGTATCAGTAGAACCCTTAATGAAGTGAAATATTAGCCATCAGCCAAGAGCTTATATATCAGCTGATAATATGTCTGCTTACAGAAAACACATGATTTTAGGCAGATCGGGTAAAAGGAGTTTGATAGTATACTGGCATAATGGATCAATATCGATCATCCATAATAATTTTAACTAATGATAAATGAAGGACTTCTTTTTTGAGTTTAAAACCTACACAGGCACATttgcacattttgcttttttccaaAGTTATTATATTGTTCATTTATGATcatgttgatttatttattcagagaTCCAATGTTAAGGAACTGTTCATTTATATTTTGATATTTAGCTATGTCACAAAAAAGCCCTGCTCTTTCACTGGGACACATTAAAACattcaaattaaacattaaacattaacatACTAtgcaacacacactgtctcCATATATGAAAAACAATCAGTGGGGCTGTCTCTGTGGGGTGTGATGCCAACAGCTGCTGCCAATCAATAGCTGTCTCAGGTGAGGTGGGAGGAGCCATTTAACCTCCTGTTCTTTCACCTGGGTTGAGGTGCTCTCATCATATGCccttttatttatcttattacAGTTCTTATTTGGGCTTCATAAAACCAATCATATACCTCACCATCACTGTCCTGTAGATGAATTAATACATAAGTCATTCACAGGTGTATTTGCTACATAAATTAGTGCAGTAACCACtgacaaaaaagaaaggagTGGTAGATTAACTCATATGTGGACATATCTTTATTGATTTAATACATACAATATATAAAGCAGTGTTAGAAGAATTATGTTGAATAGACATATAAACACGCTTAAGTGTCATAATATTACACGCTGGAAGACTATTGTGTATGTTACACCACTGACtccacttctgtttttttttttattattccattGGTCTCTTGTCTCATCTAAAATAACCACTGTAAATGTATCGTCTGTCTTACTGGCTAAcagttattttaaataaatgtgcatttttcCAGTGATGTAGCTTTGTGCTTGGACAGACACCTCGGTATGACATTACCTATAGCAGTACGCTCCGAAAAGGTGCGCGGTCTTGTTGGGGAATCCAAATGAGCGCACCCCTGGCTCGGGTATCCCTCCACAGTGTTCCCTGGGGTTGCTTATTGGAAATCGGACGCTACCATCTCTCAGCCAGCCGCCGTCACACTGGTCGTAGTCTTTGAAGCGCCAGGCGGCGTAGAGCTGCCCGACCAACGCTAGCTCAGCTCCCTGACGCTTGCAAGCGTGCGAGGCCTGATCGTAGGAGAAAGACTCTGATATGTAGAAGACGGAGCCTGTGAAAGCAGGaaaatttattttattgataaatTAGTAGTTTAAATATCAACCTTCTCTTTTTACAACAAGAAATTCAACATTGTGTCAAGAaacttaaaggaccagtgtgtagggCGTAGTAGCATCCAGTGGTAGGTTTGCAAATTTCAACTATAGAGCAGTCCCCTTTCATTATAGTCTGCTATCAAAATGCTAATCTGGACACATTAtatgaaaaacaacaagcatCATTCTCTGATTATTAAATAATGAAGCTACAATGAATTGCagttccttgaatggccacttgaggctgattTCTACAAGTTGTATTTCTTTAAGTTTTCTATGGAGCTTACCAGGCGTCTGTGAGGTGAAGCAGAAAGCATCAAACCGGTCATAATTCTTATCCTTTTGCCCATAACTACGAATCCCTGGGAGCAgctctcctccacagacaggTCGAGGTCGAATGATCGGGTAGTTGACGGTTCCATCGTGAAGCCATCCTGCGTTGCACCAGTCCAGGCCCTCAGTCCAGGCTGCAGAAGGAGACAGGGAGATCTAACAATCTGTAAACTACATTTATGGTGGTAAATACCATGCTTACCTCTGTACAGCTCACTGTATGTGGCTAATTTGGCATCTTGTTTAGCGCAAGCCTCCTTGGCTTCATGGTAAGTAAATTTGTAGCGGCCATTTTTACTCTGATATGGGAAAACCACACCTGAAAAATATGAGGGCTgtgttaatgtttatttttactgtagacGTGTGGGAACATTTCCAACGCTTTTCTTCAGTTACCTTCAATCCTCAAATTGATGATAACATTCTCATCCTCGATGCCGTTGATCAGCTCACAGCGGTACGCGCCGCCGTCTTCCAGTTGTAGCTGGCTGAGCTGCAGGGAGACGTCCATAGTGTGAGCTTTGCGGAGAGAAGCCCGCTGTCCAAGATGGCCATAAATCTTGTAGGAGTGTGAGTTCGAGATAAGGATGATGTTCTCTGGCCCGATGTGTTGTGGCTCCAGCTTCGTCCATTTGACCTTGTAATGGGATGGCTTGGTTCTGAGGATGCACGGCAACGTGACGTTGTCTCCTCTTCGGCCGACCACTTCTGCGTACACAGGTGGCTCAAGGAGGTACTTTAGATTCTTGGGTGctaagaaaacataaaaaatcaCCTATATACATATCGACATATAAGGTGAACTCAGTATATGAATATGGCCTGGATGTACTGAAGGGCAAGTCGTGACAGGGCAAGTCAAATAAAGTTAGCAATTTTCATTCCtgctgcagcgccccctgctgccaGCTGTCTGTAATTGCAGGGaaaactgcatgtgtgtttatgttgaacaaacaaacaaacaagatagGTCCTTATCTACCACATCCGACTGACTTCACCCTGATCATaaccatcattatcatcatcatcatcatccatcatgTG contains:
- the hapln2 gene encoding hyaluronan and proteoglycan link protein 2, which codes for MNCAVILLLTSSCFTWSAAIYVPHRGAPKNLKYLLEPPVYAEVVGRRGDNVTLPCILRTKPSHYKVKWTKLEPQHIGPENIILISNSHSYKIYGHLGQRASLRKAHTMDVSLQLSQLQLEDGGAYRCELINGIEDENVIINLRIEGVVFPYQSKNGRYKFTYHEAKEACAKQDAKLATYSELYRAWTEGLDWCNAGWLHDGTVNYPIIRPRPVCGGELLPGIRSYGQKDKNYDRFDAFCFTSQTPGSVFYISESFSYDQASHACKRQGAELALVGQLYAAWRFKDYDQCDGGWLRDGSVRFPISNPREHCGGIPEPGVRSFGFPNKTAHLFGAYCYR